One segment of Bacteroides caecimuris DNA contains the following:
- a CDS encoding RagB/SusD family nutrient uptake outer membrane protein, translating into MKNKLFISIYCGLMILLASCNNYLDVKPKGKIIPETAEDFSTIIHYWLDQIEKGRDDVIIPNPEVMTTLEMFADDLNATLASNFGYTSIYVGSAINKNQATYKTLYSVIKDCNMVIGNMDDTESDLARTLLGTAWSIRSICYYNLMQRYCEPYQPETAKETLGLPLVDDFDMEAKPARANLKETAEFIEEGFRKALSYNVSNEDFIFTSSVTKAYFARFFFWTQNWSNAITYAKEVLEKYPMLEADEYVEAINQKQAKAHNVIIRSFTMDDDIGTMSYATAQADIKSRPVDRNLVDLFAATDNDVRRRCNYDSKRIVNKIITTKFRSEELCLIIAEAHAHLNQETDALGYLNQLRSKRITQDYIAYTIDNLPEVFQQNIKTDATGIPLTKLMSAILCERRKELFVEGDRWFELKRNGRPEFWVAAKGKKFITEKYLYTFPIPKADIRLFPDLLIQNPGYIE; encoded by the coding sequence ATGAAAAATAAACTATTCATATCTATCTATTGTGGTCTGATGATATTGTTGGCTTCCTGCAACAATTACTTAGACGTAAAGCCCAAAGGAAAGATAATTCCTGAAACAGCTGAAGATTTTTCGACCATTATCCATTATTGGTTGGATCAGATAGAAAAAGGAAGAGATGACGTTATCATTCCCAATCCAGAAGTAATGACAACTTTAGAGATGTTTGCCGATGACTTGAATGCAACGCTTGCCAGCAATTTCGGCTATACGAGCATTTATGTGGGAAGTGCCATTAACAAAAATCAGGCCACTTACAAAACACTCTACTCTGTTATCAAAGACTGTAATATGGTTATCGGCAACATGGATGATACGGAATCCGATTTAGCTAGAACCCTATTGGGGACAGCCTGGAGCATTCGTTCTATTTGCTATTATAACCTTATGCAGCGCTACTGTGAGCCATACCAGCCGGAGACGGCAAAAGAGACTCTCGGACTTCCACTTGTCGACGATTTTGATATGGAAGCAAAGCCTGCACGCGCCAATCTGAAAGAAACTGCTGAATTTATAGAAGAAGGATTCCGAAAAGCCCTCTCATATAATGTGTCTAATGAAGACTTTATCTTTACTTCATCCGTGACAAAAGCCTACTTCGCACGTTTCTTCTTTTGGACACAGAACTGGAGTAATGCTATTACCTATGCCAAAGAAGTATTGGAAAAATACCCGATGCTGGAAGCTGACGAATATGTAGAAGCCATTAACCAGAAACAAGCAAAAGCACACAATGTCATTATCCGTTCATTCACCATGGATGATGATATAGGAACCATGAGTTACGCAACTGCACAAGCCGATATAAAATCAAGACCTGTCGACAGAAATTTGGTTGATTTATTTGCGGCCACCGACAATGACGTACGTCGCAGATGCAACTATGATTCCAAACGGATTGTCAATAAAATCATCACCACCAAGTTTCGTAGTGAAGAACTTTGCCTGATTATAGCCGAAGCCCACGCACATCTGAATCAGGAAACAGACGCACTAGGTTATCTTAACCAGCTTCGTTCCAAACGAATCACTCAAGATTATATAGCCTACACGATTGACAATCTCCCAGAAGTTTTCCAACAAAATATAAAAACCGACGCCACTGGGATCCCTTTGACAAAATTGATGTCAGCCATCCTCTGTGAACGCCGTAAAGAATTGTTTGTTGAAGGCGACCGCTGGTTTGAATTAAAACGCAACGGACGTCCGGAATTTTGGGTCGCTGCCAAAGGAAAGAAATTTATCACAGAAAAGTATCTGTATACTTTTCCTATTCCCAAAGCAGACATCAGATTATTTCCTGATTTGCTCATTCAAAATCCAGGCTACATAGAATAA